A window of the Halolamina sp. CBA1230 genome harbors these coding sequences:
- a CDS encoding site-specific integrase, whose protein sequence is MSRREASTPIERTFQTFLTDKGKGEGGSDGAYRRDAERELNRFLRWCRGNTPDPANASPPESWEGVVRDANPGGEGRDVRFTDLDSTVFGDYARYLVVSGFANATVLTYYAYVASWCGWADAQGYVPRHYARESDAEDPLPESTGRRPGDQQAWSPEQRDRLTRYVDERASAALDAFGEIEVPADERGDPESEAVREKADARFTAYKRCRERALAYVLCYTGLRAAEFLDAPDDDRPGRNGIRWADVSLADNNVTVYRKKQQWDEASLPDPVVGPLRRYRRLLDAPEDWPVFTTLHRPSLARHVTEGLRDRGLSETEIDRQREGKPDLLVAAEFGLDAPPALKPNGARRMLQRLCEAAEIAVDDDRHEYLAPHGGRRGMGEVMVREFGYAAAARYLDNSEEQVRQAYQHIEAAERADMATEALSNTDGRVRDDTSD, encoded by the coding sequence ATGAGCCGGCGTGAGGCCTCGACGCCGATCGAACGGACGTTTCAGACGTTCCTCACTGACAAGGGGAAAGGCGAGGGCGGGAGCGACGGCGCCTACCGCCGCGACGCCGAGCGGGAGCTGAACCGCTTCCTGCGCTGGTGTCGGGGGAACACCCCTGATCCGGCGAACGCCTCGCCGCCCGAGTCCTGGGAGGGCGTCGTTCGGGACGCGAACCCCGGGGGCGAGGGCCGAGACGTCCGCTTCACCGACCTCGACTCGACGGTGTTCGGGGATTACGCCCGCTACCTCGTCGTCTCGGGGTTCGCGAACGCGACCGTGCTCACGTACTACGCCTACGTCGCCTCCTGGTGTGGCTGGGCTGACGCACAGGGGTACGTCCCGCGCCACTACGCCCGGGAGTCCGACGCCGAGGACCCGCTGCCCGAGAGCACCGGCCGACGCCCCGGCGACCAGCAGGCGTGGTCGCCCGAGCAGCGCGACCGACTCACCCGGTACGTCGACGAGCGAGCGTCGGCGGCCCTCGACGCCTTCGGCGAGATCGAGGTGCCCGCCGACGAGCGCGGCGACCCCGAGAGCGAGGCCGTCCGGGAGAAGGCTGACGCACGGTTCACCGCGTACAAGCGCTGTCGCGAGCGCGCGCTCGCGTACGTGCTCTGCTACACGGGGCTGCGCGCCGCCGAGTTCCTCGACGCGCCCGACGACGACCGGCCGGGGCGGAACGGGATCCGCTGGGCGGACGTCTCCCTCGCGGACAACAACGTCACCGTCTACCGGAAGAAACAGCAGTGGGACGAGGCCTCCCTCCCCGATCCGGTCGTCGGCCCGCTGCGGCGCTACCGCCGTCTACTCGACGCCCCCGAGGACTGGCCGGTGTTCACGACGCTCCACCGTCCGTCGCTGGCCCGGCACGTGACCGAGGGACTCCGCGATCGGGGGCTCTCCGAGACGGAGATCGACCGCCAGCGCGAGGGGAAACCCGACCTCCTCGTCGCCGCCGAGTTCGGCCTCGACGCGCCGCCGGCGCTGAAACCCAACGGCGCGCGCCGGATGCTGCAGCGGCTCTGCGAGGCTGCCGAGATCGCGGTCGACGACGACCGCCACGAGTATCTCGCTCCCCACGGCGGCCGACGCGGAATGGGCGAGGTGATGGTCCGGGAGTTCGGCTACGCGGCCGCCGCCCGCTACCTCGACAACAGCGAGGAGCAGGTCCGACAGGCCTACCAGCATATCGAGGCCGCCGAACGCGCCGACATGGCGACGGAGGCGCTGTCGAACACCGACGGCCGGGTTCGGGACGACACGAGTGACTGA
- a CDS encoding ParA family protein yields the protein MTDTEPRAVSVGVLKGGFGKTTTAINTARELAHRNDSALVVDLDDNGHMTRQLGFEDAYTSDTNHAQRVLIDGEEPTQYAVNVVDGLDLFPAHTELESVENELRNATMGSARLRKHLVDPLLGGEYEYVVVDCPANRGKLNDNAMYATRNIIIPLKPESGYDSGLSNTIQRLVEDAREYFELDILAVTPTALNGRIDQDTRDRGLLEQLNSLDIADDIVPSYARITDEEWDAIDAGEYEGELPGIRFRGAIDAAHDAALPVRDYDGSCDQLKNYAELARIVEQGGIDR from the coding sequence ATGACCGACACGGAACCGCGGGCGGTCAGCGTCGGGGTGTTGAAGGGGGGGTTCGGGAAGACCACCACCGCGATCAACACCGCACGCGAGCTTGCCCACCGGAACGACAGCGCCCTCGTCGTCGACCTCGACGACAACGGGCACATGACCAGACAGCTCGGCTTCGAGGACGCGTACACGAGCGACACCAACCACGCCCAGCGCGTGCTGATCGACGGCGAGGAGCCGACCCAGTACGCGGTGAACGTCGTCGACGGGCTGGACCTGTTCCCGGCCCACACCGAACTGGAGTCCGTCGAGAACGAGCTCCGGAACGCGACGATGGGGAGCGCCCGGCTCCGGAAACATCTCGTCGACCCGCTGCTCGGCGGCGAGTACGAGTACGTCGTCGTCGACTGCCCGGCGAACCGCGGCAAACTCAACGACAACGCGATGTACGCCACTCGCAACATCATCATCCCACTCAAACCCGAGAGCGGCTACGACTCCGGCCTCTCGAACACCATCCAGCGGCTGGTCGAGGACGCCCGCGAGTACTTCGAACTCGACATCCTCGCGGTGACGCCGACCGCGCTGAACGGCCGGATCGACCAGGACACCCGCGACCGCGGGCTGCTCGAACAGCTCAACTCGCTCGACATCGCCGACGACATCGTCCCTTCCTACGCCCGGATCACCGACGAGGAGTGGGACGCGATCGACGCCGGCGAGTACGAGGGTGAGCTCCCCGGGATCCGCTTCCGGGGTGCGATCGACGCCGCTCACGACGCCGCGCTCCCGGTCCGGGACTACGACGGGAGCTGTGACCAGTTGAAGAACTACGCGGAGCTGGCCCGCATCGTCGAACAGGGAGGGATCGACCGATGA
- the rdfA gene encoding rod-determining factor RdfA: MSDSGTSNGAGRRGKVVQLIEEHELDGIGDRLERRWTADGDERMSLRDLADEFNRELLRTAMAEAGMQLLDGEVDNTYRLLTGGDVSGADRTRTERQLRREGVDVDRLQEEFVTYQAIRTFLKGHRGASYDADAGDRAESGKEQIGRLKGRVRTVTDSKLEQLRRNDEIELGEFRTLVEVNALCEDCGSQYDVETLLDRGGCDCDT; encoded by the coding sequence GTGAGCGATTCCGGAACGTCGAACGGGGCAGGCCGACGGGGCAAGGTAGTACAGCTGATCGAGGAGCACGAGCTCGACGGGATCGGCGACCGGCTCGAGCGTCGCTGGACGGCCGACGGCGACGAACGGATGAGTCTCCGCGATCTCGCCGACGAGTTCAACCGTGAACTGCTCCGAACCGCGATGGCCGAGGCGGGGATGCAGCTCCTCGACGGGGAGGTCGACAACACCTACCGGCTGTTGACGGGCGGCGACGTCAGCGGCGCCGACCGGACTCGGACCGAACGCCAGCTCCGGCGGGAGGGGGTCGACGTCGACCGACTCCAGGAGGAGTTCGTCACGTACCAGGCGATCCGGACGTTCCTCAAGGGCCACCGTGGCGCGTCGTACGACGCGGACGCGGGGGACCGCGCCGAGTCGGGGAAGGAGCAGATCGGACGGCTCAAGGGGCGCGTCCGGACGGTCACCGACAGCAAACTGGAGCAGCTCCGGCGGAACGACGAGATCGAGCTGGGAGAGTTCCGCACGCTCGTCGAGGTGAACGCACTGTGTGAGGACTGTGGTTCGCAGTACGACGTCGAGACGCTGCTCGACCGCGGCGGCTGTGACTGCGACACGTGA
- a CDS encoding M28 family peptidase: protein MSQPTTNRDALDQFERRLFDEVSIDEPWDLLEEFSTLERVSGSADEVTAADYICDRLHANGISYKRHEPELYISQPHNATIETIDREFEPGPVKTVSFSASTTVSGPVEYVGSAGGDLLDEDDDPREPYHDVGDLTGKIALTRAGSLSIRAVSTLSEKGAIGVIAIHEHDREPHNGIATPIWGGAPRYDEREKIPDVPIANVTDPDGETLKEWAESDEGLELELSTDLTTDWMECPVVVAEIEGEADPENDEFLLLHGHYDSWFVGITDNATGDAGLLEAARVFDEHSDELDRNLRVAWWPGHSTGRYAGSTWYADEFAQELAENCVAQVNMDSPGAKDATEYTDMSCWTPEAHELVGDAIDDVTGAPYEEHFPYRAGDYSFDNLGITGFFMLSSNIPAEIREERGYHPVGGCGGNSDAWHVSTDTLEKAGEDELLRDIRLYVVSVARVLNADVLPFDHARSAAKLREAVERYDAAAGDRFDFSPTLDRLDALEAEIEAFNEAAEAGDIDAETANDAITSLSRVLTRLYLVERGQFEQDPATGREPFPRFSVARKFEVVDGDEVGFVRTQLTREQNTVVGELERARSIVADATEGGV from the coding sequence ATGAGCCAGCCGACTACCAACAGGGACGCCCTCGACCAGTTCGAGCGGCGACTCTTCGACGAGGTATCGATCGACGAACCGTGGGACCTGCTGGAGGAGTTCTCGACACTCGAGCGTGTCTCCGGCAGCGCCGACGAGGTCACCGCCGCCGACTACATCTGTGACCGACTCCACGCCAACGGTATCAGCTACAAGCGCCACGAGCCCGAACTGTACATCAGCCAACCCCACAACGCGACCATCGAAACGATCGACAGGGAGTTCGAGCCGGGTCCGGTCAAAACGGTCTCGTTCTCCGCGTCGACGACCGTCTCCGGTCCCGTCGAGTACGTCGGCAGCGCGGGTGGCGACCTGCTCGACGAGGACGACGACCCGCGGGAGCCGTACCACGACGTGGGCGACCTCACGGGCAAGATCGCGCTCACGCGGGCCGGCAGCCTCTCGATCCGGGCGGTCAGCACGCTCTCGGAGAAAGGCGCGATCGGCGTGATCGCCATCCACGAACACGACCGCGAGCCGCACAACGGGATCGCAACGCCGATCTGGGGTGGCGCGCCCCGCTACGACGAACGGGAGAAGATCCCCGACGTCCCGATCGCGAACGTCACCGACCCCGACGGCGAGACGCTCAAGGAGTGGGCCGAGAGCGACGAGGGGCTCGAGCTCGAACTGTCGACCGACCTCACCACCGACTGGATGGAGTGTCCCGTCGTCGTCGCCGAGATCGAGGGCGAGGCCGACCCCGAGAACGACGAGTTCCTGCTGCTGCACGGCCACTACGACTCGTGGTTCGTCGGCATCACCGACAACGCGACCGGCGACGCGGGCCTGCTGGAGGCCGCGCGCGTGTTCGACGAGCACAGCGACGAACTCGACCGGAACCTCCGCGTCGCGTGGTGGCCGGGCCACTCCACGGGCCGGTACGCCGGCTCGACGTGGTACGCCGACGAGTTCGCCCAGGAGCTCGCCGAGAACTGCGTCGCACAGGTGAACATGGACAGCCCGGGCGCGAAAGATGCCACCGAGTACACCGACATGTCCTGCTGGACGCCGGAGGCCCACGAGCTGGTCGGGGACGCGATCGACGACGTGACCGGCGCGCCGTACGAGGAGCACTTCCCGTACCGTGCGGGCGACTACTCCTTCGACAACCTCGGCATCACCGGCTTCTTCATGCTCTCCTCGAACATCCCCGCCGAGATCCGGGAGGAGCGAGGGTACCACCCCGTCGGCGGCTGTGGCGGCAACTCCGACGCCTGGCACGTCTCGACCGACACGCTGGAGAAGGCCGGCGAGGACGAACTCCTGCGGGATATCCGGCTGTACGTCGTCTCGGTCGCCCGCGTGCTGAACGCGGACGTGCTGCCGTTCGACCACGCCCGGAGCGCGGCGAAGCTCCGCGAGGCCGTCGAGCGCTACGACGCGGCCGCTGGCGATCGCTTCGACTTCTCGCCGACACTCGACCGACTGGACGCGCTGGAAGCGGAGATCGAGGCGTTCAACGAGGCCGCCGAGGCGGGCGATATCGACGCCGAGACGGCCAACGACGCGATCACGTCGCTCTCGCGCGTACTGACCCGGCTCTACCTGGTCGAGCGCGGGCAGTTCGAGCAGGACCCCGCGACCGGCCGCGAGCCGTTCCCGCGGTTCTCCGTCGCCCGGAAGTTCGAGGTGGTCGACGGCGACGAGGTCGGGTTCGTCCGGACACAGCTCACCCGCGAGCAGAACACCGTCGTCGGCGAACTCGAGCGGGCACGTTCGATCGTTGCGGACGCCACGGAGGGTGGTGTCTGA
- a CDS encoding TrmB family transcriptional regulator — protein MNPDSFDDPHSAAIEQLEQFGLSGYAARTFVALVSLGTGTAKDVSGVSDVPRTRVYDAIEELQELGLVDVQQSSPKEFWAISADTTTRKFEQEMGHRLSTLTTALDELEPAQQSEEQRGVWTVDSQEAVTDRVIEFINEADDEIVYMTVEGLLTDDVIDVLRDASERGVTISLGGVSADVQEQIQEEIPNAELFESLWVWSDTPAGRLMMVDGTQTLVSVLVNGADAAPTDPRSETAIWGAGETNSLVVVLKAIFTWRLGNDKPPE, from the coding sequence ATGAACCCCGATTCGTTCGACGACCCCCACTCGGCCGCGATCGAGCAGCTCGAACAGTTCGGCCTCAGTGGGTACGCTGCGCGGACGTTCGTCGCCCTCGTGAGCCTGGGGACGGGCACGGCGAAAGACGTGAGCGGGGTGTCCGACGTTCCTCGAACCCGAGTGTACGACGCGATCGAGGAGCTCCAGGAGCTCGGGTTGGTCGACGTTCAGCAGTCCTCGCCCAAGGAGTTCTGGGCGATCTCGGCCGACACCACGACCCGGAAGTTCGAACAGGAGATGGGTCACCGGCTGTCGACCCTGACGACGGCGCTGGACGAGCTCGAACCCGCCCAACAGAGCGAGGAGCAACGCGGCGTCTGGACGGTCGATAGCCAGGAGGCGGTCACCGACCGCGTGATCGAGTTCATCAACGAGGCGGACGACGAGATCGTCTACATGACGGTCGAGGGGCTGCTCACAGACGACGTCATCGACGTGTTACGCGATGCATCGGAGCGCGGGGTGACGATCAGCCTCGGCGGCGTCTCGGCCGATGTCCAGGAGCAGATCCAGGAGGAGATCCCCAATGCTGAACTGTTCGAATCGCTGTGGGTCTGGTCGGACACGCCTGCGGGCCGGCTCATGATGGTCGACGGCACGCAGACGCTCGTGAGCGTGCTCGTCAACGGCGCCGATGCAGCCCCGACTGATCCACGGTCGGAGACGGCGATCTGGGGCGCCGGGGAGACGAACAGTCTCGTGGTCGTACTGAAAGCGATCTTCACGTGGCGGCTGGGGAACGATAAACCGCCCGAGTGA
- a CDS encoding aspartate/glutamate racemase family protein produces MVDVCYLVPGVGLPDDEKQRRERVANELTPDHVDVTVLEAEGPGPTSIESAVEEYWCVVGSMKTAHRVQSEFDALVIGCFGDPGIRALRELLSIPVVGPAEATIHTAAMVADRFTWLTILEATAPMSHEQAHEHYLADRCVSVRSVDAPVESIDHGDDDLVERMVREGKAAVEEDGAEALFPGCMSLSFAQRHDEIEERVGVPFLDPASIALEQAAAWARHGVAQSPKTYPEPKFEKLGDLLGEPAAVADDD; encoded by the coding sequence ATGGTCGACGTCTGCTACCTCGTCCCCGGGGTCGGTCTGCCGGACGACGAGAAGCAACGCCGCGAGCGCGTGGCGAACGAGCTCACGCCCGACCACGTCGACGTGACCGTGCTCGAAGCCGAGGGGCCCGGGCCGACGAGCATCGAGAGCGCCGTCGAGGAGTACTGGTGTGTGGTCGGGTCGATGAAGACCGCCCACCGCGTCCAGTCGGAGTTCGACGCGCTGGTGATCGGCTGCTTCGGCGACCCGGGGATCCGCGCGCTGCGGGAACTGCTCTCGATCCCTGTCGTCGGGCCCGCGGAGGCGACGATCCACACTGCCGCGATGGTCGCCGACCGGTTCACCTGGCTCACCATCCTGGAGGCGACGGCGCCGATGAGCCACGAGCAGGCCCACGAACACTACCTCGCGGATCGGTGCGTGAGCGTGCGCTCCGTCGACGCCCCCGTCGAGTCGATCGACCACGGCGACGACGACCTCGTCGAGCGCATGGTGCGGGAGGGGAAGGCCGCAGTCGAGGAGGACGGCGCCGAGGCGCTGTTCCCGGGCTGCATGAGCCTCTCCTTCGCCCAGCGCCACGACGAGATCGAGGAGCGCGTCGGCGTGCCGTTCCTCGACCCCGCGAGCATCGCGCTCGAACAGGCGGCCGCGTGGGCACGCCACGGCGTCGCCCAGAGCCCGAAAACCTACCCCGAGCCGAAGTTCGAGAAGCTCGGCGACCTGTTGGGGGAGCCCGCCGCCGTGGCGGACGACGACTGA
- a CDS encoding Lrp/AsnC family transcriptional regulator, producing the protein MSESPFDAFDAIDTQILVILSEDPRMSYQKLSRRLADEGYEMSAEGVRRRVTDLMAATTPFFLLDPERLAWEIVRISVRATDGPGDKAEAFDRIADLPFWHVTKGIGTYDIYGVGMAPTLADVEEMVSEIRGYDCVARIDFIVVTDRRSDLEDYYRQGLREGDD; encoded by the coding sequence ATGAGCGAATCGCCGTTCGACGCGTTCGACGCGATCGACACCCAGATCCTGGTGATCCTCTCGGAGGACCCGCGGATGTCCTACCAGAAGCTCTCCCGGCGGCTCGCCGATGAGGGGTACGAGATGAGCGCCGAGGGGGTCCGCCGGCGGGTGACGGATCTGATGGCGGCGACGACACCGTTCTTCCTGCTCGACCCCGAGCGGCTGGCGTGGGAGATCGTCCGGATCTCGGTCCGGGCGACCGACGGTCCGGGCGACAAGGCCGAGGCGTTCGACCGCATCGCGGACCTGCCGTTCTGGCACGTCACCAAGGGGATCGGCACGTACGACATCTACGGCGTCGGGATGGCGCCCACGCTGGCCGACGTCGAGGAGATGGTGTCGGAGATCCGCGGGTACGACTGCGTGGCCCGGATCGACTTCATCGTCGTCACGGACCGCCGGAGCGACCTGGAGGACTACTACCGCCAGGGGCTCCGCGAGGGCGACGACTGA
- a CDS encoding archaea-specific SMC-related protein, which produces MQRQQASAPAATIHARNIGGIGETEVTFEPGVTILVGRNATNRTSFLQAVMAALGSGNVAMKGDADEAEVTLELGEETYTRTFSRRDGGGERGGDPYLDEPTLAELFAFLLESNEARRAVATNADLRELIMRPVDTDEIESEIDRLQDRRETLEAELDAIDDRKGELRELEDRRETLREEIEATKAELEETEAELDAADGDVAARREEQSELEDRLAELREKRAELDDVRYELETEQESLAALETERRECESELEALSDDPDADADGIDARLRELRERKGELESQVNELQSVIRFNEGMLDDDGAAVPAELAGSGDESVTDKLVDDSVTCWTCGTAVEPGQIESTVEQLREHSQSKVGEVDRLEDEIEELQSEKREIERTERERERLERRLGELDDEIEATEATVEELRDRRESLTGEIERVEAAVDELEEEEYGDVLELHKTANELEYELGRLETDLEDVEAEIADAEERIGEEEEVRDELDDVADRIERLRTRIERIEREAVDSFNDHMASVLGLLDYDNLDRIWIERVEQEVRKGRRKETERAFELHVVRTTDSGAAYEDTVDHLSESEREVTGLVFALAGYLVHDVSETVPFVLLDSLEAIDSVRIAALVDYFADHAQHLLVALLPEDAAELDDGHERVTEI; this is translated from the coding sequence ATGCAACGACAACAGGCGTCGGCACCTGCCGCGACGATACACGCCAGAAACATCGGGGGGATCGGGGAGACCGAAGTCACGTTCGAGCCCGGCGTGACGATCCTCGTCGGGCGGAACGCGACGAACCGGACCTCGTTCCTCCAGGCGGTGATGGCGGCGCTCGGGAGCGGGAACGTCGCGATGAAGGGCGACGCCGACGAGGCCGAAGTCACGCTCGAACTGGGCGAGGAGACGTACACCCGAACGTTCAGCCGACGCGACGGCGGCGGCGAGCGCGGCGGCGACCCGTACCTCGACGAGCCGACGCTCGCGGAGCTGTTCGCGTTCCTGCTGGAGTCGAACGAGGCACGGCGCGCGGTCGCGACGAACGCGGATCTCCGGGAGCTGATCATGCGCCCGGTCGACACCGACGAGATCGAGTCCGAGATCGACCGGCTGCAGGACCGCCGGGAGACGCTCGAGGCGGAGCTCGACGCGATCGACGACCGGAAGGGGGAGCTCCGGGAGCTGGAGGACCGCCGCGAGACGCTCCGTGAGGAGATCGAGGCGACGAAAGCCGAACTCGAGGAGACCGAGGCCGAGCTCGACGCGGCCGACGGCGACGTCGCGGCGCGGCGCGAGGAGCAGTCCGAGCTCGAGGACCGGCTCGCCGAGCTCCGCGAGAAGCGGGCCGAGCTCGACGACGTTCGGTACGAGCTCGAAACCGAACAGGAGAGCCTCGCGGCGCTGGAGACCGAACGCCGGGAGTGTGAGTCCGAGCTCGAGGCGCTGTCGGACGACCCGGACGCGGACGCCGACGGGATCGACGCCCGGCTCCGTGAGCTCCGGGAACGGAAGGGGGAGCTCGAGTCCCAGGTGAACGAGCTCCAGAGCGTGATCCGGTTCAACGAGGGGATGCTCGACGACGACGGGGCGGCGGTCCCGGCGGAGCTGGCCGGCAGCGGGGACGAGAGCGTGACGGACAAGCTGGTCGACGACAGCGTCACCTGCTGGACCTGCGGCACCGCGGTCGAGCCCGGGCAGATCGAGTCGACCGTCGAGCAGCTGCGCGAACACAGCCAGTCGAAAGTCGGCGAGGTCGACCGGCTGGAGGACGAGATCGAGGAGCTCCAGTCCGAGAAACGCGAGATCGAGCGCACGGAGCGCGAGCGCGAGCGGCTCGAGCGCCGGCTGGGCGAGCTCGACGACGAGATCGAGGCGACCGAGGCGACCGTCGAGGAGCTCCGGGACCGTCGGGAGTCACTGACCGGGGAGATCGAGCGCGTCGAGGCTGCGGTCGACGAGCTCGAGGAGGAGGAGTACGGCGACGTGCTCGAGCTCCACAAAACCGCGAACGAGCTGGAGTACGAGCTCGGCCGGCTCGAAACCGACCTCGAGGATGTCGAGGCCGAGATCGCCGACGCCGAGGAGCGCATCGGCGAGGAGGAGGAAGTTCGGGACGAACTCGACGACGTGGCCGACCGGATCGAGCGCCTCCGAACCCGGATCGAGCGCATCGAGCGCGAGGCCGTCGACTCGTTCAACGACCACATGGCGTCGGTGCTGGGGCTGCTCGACTACGACAACCTCGACCGGATCTGGATCGAGCGCGTCGAGCAGGAGGTCCGGAAGGGCCGCCGGAAGGAGACGGAACGCGCCTTCGAGCTCCACGTCGTCCGCACCACCGACTCCGGCGCCGCCTACGAGGACACCGTCGACCACCTCTCGGAGAGCGAGCGGGAGGTGACGGGGCTGGTGTTCGCGCTCGCGGGCTATCTGGTCCACGACGTCTCGGAGACGGTGCCGTTCGTGCTGCTGGACTCGCTGGAGGCGATCGACTCCGTGCGCATCGCGGCGCTGGTCGACTACTTCGCGGATCACGCACAGCACCTGCTGGTCGCGCTCCTGCCGGAGGACGCCGCCGAACTCGACGACGGCCACGAGCGAGTCACCGAGATCTGA
- a CDS encoding dipeptidase, protein MGADKQFDGYQPYDYLDAGEDYRGFELAEKTEFEPREIELTDEEKARVDELTDDVVLSLHDHAFQFPADIDDDLFDYIREGRIHTAYEFLAETSLDAVFDMQLDGLSSVHSLHGWKWDDITHEVSMRACDLMHSDYAFQCRSVDDIHRAREEGKLAVVQCVESAAMIENELDRIEQLYGMGVRSMGITYSSSNALGTGGGDIHERDGGLTGFGARAVGRMNDVGMAISVSHASPQTSLDTCDASGKPVFDTHALAQGAGMGARGTSDEVFEAIADTGGVVGLLSSTHLPDIETYMEHFEYVVDLIGIDHVAFGPDVLYGDHTELLRVLSSYHGMELPESTLQSEYVDGLENPTEAWQNIPHWLVANGYDDEEIRKVLGGNVLRALEQVW, encoded by the coding sequence ATGGGTGCAGACAAGCAGTTCGACGGGTACCAGCCGTACGACTACCTCGACGCCGGCGAGGACTACCGAGGGTTCGAGCTCGCCGAGAAGACCGAGTTCGAGCCCCGGGAGATCGAACTCACCGACGAGGAGAAAGCGCGCGTCGACGAACTCACCGACGACGTCGTGCTGTCGCTGCACGATCACGCGTTCCAGTTCCCCGCGGATATCGACGACGACCTGTTCGACTACATCCGCGAGGGCCGCATCCACACGGCCTACGAGTTCCTCGCGGAGACCAGCCTCGACGCCGTCTTCGACATGCAGCTCGACGGACTCTCCTCGGTCCACTCGCTGCACGGCTGGAAGTGGGACGACATCACCCACGAGGTCAGCATGCGGGCCTGTGACCTGATGCACTCCGATTACGCGTTCCAGTGCCGGAGCGTCGACGACATCCACCGCGCCCGGGAGGAGGGCAAACTCGCAGTCGTCCAGTGCGTCGAGTCGGCGGCGATGATCGAGAACGAGCTCGACCGGATCGAGCAGCTGTACGGGATGGGCGTGCGCTCGATGGGGATCACCTACAGCAGCTCGAACGCGCTGGGCACCGGCGGCGGCGACATCCACGAGCGCGACGGCGGGCTCACTGGGTTCGGCGCCCGCGCGGTCGGCCGGATGAACGACGTGGGGATGGCGATCTCGGTCAGCCACGCCAGCCCGCAGACCTCGCTCGACACCTGTGACGCCAGCGGGAAGCCCGTTTTCGACACCCACGCGCTCGCACAGGGTGCGGGGATGGGCGCCCGCGGCACCTCCGACGAGGTGTTCGAGGCGATCGCCGACACCGGCGGCGTCGTCGGCCTGCTCTCCTCGACGCACCTGCCCGACATCGAGACGTACATGGAGCACTTCGAGTACGTCGTCGACCTGATCGGGATCGACCACGTCGCGTTCGGGCCGGACGTGCTGTACGGCGACCACACCGAACTGCTCCGCGTGCTGTCGTCGTACCACGGGATGGAGCTGCCCGAGTCCACGCTCCAGAGCGAGTACGTCGACGGGCTCGAGAACCCCACGGAGGCCTGGCAGAACATCCCGCACTGGCTGGTCGCCAACGGGTACGACGACGAGGAGATCCGGAAGGTGCTCGGCGGCAACGTGCTCCGCGCGCTCGAACAGGTCTGGTAA
- the rdfA gene encoding rod-determining factor RdfA, whose amino-acid sequence MTDHGCKVCRVLDERDAAHLDDELVARWHGETGERMGYRRLADWLNVTLLRREMERVGLPTGGGEARSRYERLTGEATADAVRRLLRQEGVAVDALADDFVSYSVVRTHLRDCLDEERDRSPPSDWEADRLADLEAYAASEAADAIRSLVNKGKLSAGGDVEPAVSIRVRCAACGTTTPVDEALAAGAVCDCRDA is encoded by the coding sequence ATGACCGACCACGGCTGCAAGGTGTGTCGCGTACTCGACGAACGGGACGCTGCCCACCTCGACGACGAACTCGTCGCGCGCTGGCACGGCGAGACAGGTGAGCGCATGGGGTATCGGCGGCTCGCCGACTGGCTGAACGTCACGCTGCTGCGCCGCGAGATGGAGCGTGTCGGCCTCCCGACCGGCGGCGGCGAGGCCCGCTCGCGCTACGAGCGACTGACGGGCGAGGCGACCGCCGACGCGGTCCGGCGGCTCCTCCGACAGGAGGGTGTCGCCGTCGACGCCCTCGCGGACGACTTCGTCTCCTACAGCGTGGTGCGGACCCATCTCCGTGATTGCCTCGACGAGGAGCGCGACCGCTCGCCCCCGTCCGACTGGGAGGCGGACCGGCTGGCGGATCTGGAGGCGTACGCGGCGTCGGAGGCCGCCGACGCGATTCGATCGCTGGTGAACAAGGGGAAACTCTCTGCGGGCGGCGACGTCGAGCCCGCGGTGAGTATCCGCGTGCGCTGTGCGGCCTGCGGCACGACCACCCCGGTCGACGAGGCGCTCGCGGCCGGCGCGGTCTGTGACTGTCGCGACGCGTGA